From the Desulfonatronum thiosulfatophilum genome, one window contains:
- a CDS encoding CdaR family protein — translation MRTNWQYLVLAFALALFSWHLVSGREKVDTWIQVPVEMVNMPQGFVVRQGMVHRIEVRVRGPRPMLRTIDMRNVFYPLDLAELQPGLNQLEFETRNISLSRAIEVVEISPSRAELLVDRLMTKNVPVVKQMETDLHEDYELKRAAVRPPAVVLRGPQAKVEEVDEIMTQPVTVEDDRPGKLEITVGLILPPEVEANPSRVSLQLDFGEKTTDISIEREVLVAQPAGMTVTVDPARIRLQLRAPLSMVREEKLVDAVWVTTSPLGELASGEHEVSYRVELPPGVVLLQGEPENVRVQIEQISAVPVAPDPNAP, via the coding sequence ATGCGCACGAATTGGCAGTATCTGGTCCTGGCCTTTGCCTTGGCGCTTTTTTCCTGGCACCTGGTTTCCGGACGAGAAAAGGTGGACACCTGGATTCAGGTTCCCGTGGAAATGGTGAACATGCCTCAGGGATTTGTCGTTCGCCAAGGCATGGTTCACCGCATCGAGGTTCGGGTCCGGGGACCGAGGCCAATGTTGCGCACTATTGATATGCGCAATGTCTTTTACCCCCTTGATCTCGCGGAATTGCAGCCCGGACTGAATCAGCTGGAATTCGAGACGCGCAACATCAGCCTGTCACGGGCCATTGAGGTGGTCGAAATTTCACCTTCCCGGGCTGAATTGCTCGTGGACCGGTTGATGACCAAGAACGTGCCCGTGGTCAAACAAATGGAAACGGATTTGCATGAGGATTACGAGCTCAAACGTGCCGCTGTTCGCCCGCCGGCGGTGGTCCTGCGAGGTCCCCAGGCCAAGGTCGAGGAAGTCGATGAGATTATGACGCAACCGGTGACGGTGGAGGATGATCGTCCAGGAAAACTGGAAATTACGGTGGGCCTCATCCTGCCGCCGGAAGTCGAGGCGAATCCATCCAGGGTCTCTTTGCAGCTTGATTTTGGCGAGAAAACCACGGATATTTCCATTGAACGCGAGGTCCTTGTCGCGCAACCAGCCGGAATGACGGTCACGGTGGATCCGGCAAGAATTCGCCTTCAGCTTCGAGCACCTCTTTCGATGGTTCGAGAAGAAAAACTTGTCGACGCTGTCTGGGTCACCACCAGTCCTTTAGGGGAGCTTGCCTCAGGCGAGCATGAAGTCAGCTACCGGGTCGAATTGCCTCCCGGGGTTGTCCTGTTGCAAGGGGAGCCGGAAAACGTGCGCGTTCAGATCGAACAGATCTCCGCCGTGCCGGTCGCTCCTGATCCGAATGCGCCTTAG
- the priA gene encoding replication restart helicase PriA, with translation MTVAWDVALCSPPHRTFSYGTPDYLPERSWAVGQRVMVPVGGSVRMGVIVGSLDGERQGERKLKPLAWPLDQELLLSKDVLELVRHLAKRQMAPEGLVLSSVLPKALRAGAVHFALRDGDTVSKIRLDHILRASPSELAVYGQAWLDGLLTPVIAERADRRNATYVLLRDPPWDLRPGAKRQLAVLEYLFTHGCASRERISQEWQADAAASESRNPDRVLADLVRKGLIQESPGLDASVDILPAQPQPQECAGTTTMEHALTAEQTEAFAVLQADLEQAVREKKGLVRLVHGITGSGKTLLYLRLARAALAMGKSVLLLAPEVALSAQLWTEVSRNFPDVPKHWYHGYLNPGAKLAVFRAARHQATPRIVVGTRSALFLPFADLGLIILDEEHDASYKQDEGFMYQAKEVAYFRINQQGGLMLLGSATPDVKTFHAADQGEIARVTLRKRISRCQLPEIGLVDMRRESRSDPLSTVCRAELESALERKEQAMFLLNRRGFAPLVSCLDCGTAPKCPRCEVGLTYHKAWERLLCHYCGYTHLFPCNCAQCGGTRFLPMGEGTEGLEEYLGNMVASSQAIVRLDRDSTRRKGRMESILETFAQGRAQIMVGTQMLSKGHHFPNVTLVVAVDGDVGLNLPDYRAAEKTFQLLVQLAGRAGRGERPGRVLIQTRNPEHPCWEHIRTGNYEAFFSQELERRRKFAYPPFVKLAMIRLSYPREWERGADVVTQAGEHLLREGARLGLRVLGPAPAPLSLLNGRKRIQCLVKAMSWLELRDVYSSLQTILPRSSPFRSSLDLDPVNML, from the coding sequence ATGACCGTCGCCTGGGATGTGGCCCTGTGCAGCCCCCCGCATCGCACCTTCAGCTACGGGACCCCGGATTATCTGCCGGAGAGGTCGTGGGCCGTGGGACAGCGGGTCATGGTTCCGGTGGGCGGTTCCGTACGGATGGGCGTGATCGTCGGTAGTTTGGATGGAGAGCGCCAAGGCGAACGAAAACTGAAGCCGCTGGCGTGGCCTCTGGATCAGGAACTGCTGCTGAGCAAGGATGTTCTGGAACTGGTTCGCCACCTGGCCAAACGGCAGATGGCGCCGGAGGGGCTGGTGCTGTCGTCGGTCCTGCCCAAGGCTCTTCGCGCCGGTGCGGTACACTTTGCCCTCCGAGACGGGGATACAGTCAGCAAAATTCGTCTGGATCACATCTTGCGGGCTTCACCTTCGGAGCTTGCAGTGTACGGTCAGGCTTGGCTGGACGGCCTGCTGACGCCGGTGATCGCCGAGCGTGCCGACAGACGGAACGCAACATATGTCCTATTACGGGATCCGCCATGGGATCTGCGGCCGGGAGCCAAACGTCAACTGGCGGTGCTGGAGTACCTCTTCACCCACGGCTGCGCCTCACGGGAGCGGATATCCCAGGAATGGCAGGCGGATGCGGCAGCTTCCGAAAGCCGTAATCCGGATCGCGTATTGGCGGATCTTGTCCGCAAGGGATTGATCCAGGAGTCACCCGGACTTGACGCTTCGGTGGACATTCTGCCCGCACAGCCGCAACCCCAAGAGTGCGCAGGGACCACCACGATGGAACATGCGCTTACCGCCGAGCAGACGGAAGCTTTTGCCGTTCTCCAGGCGGACCTGGAGCAGGCGGTTCGGGAAAAGAAGGGGCTGGTGCGGCTGGTGCACGGGATTACGGGCAGCGGCAAGACCTTGCTCTACCTGCGTTTGGCTCGAGCAGCCCTGGCCATGGGCAAAAGCGTGTTGCTCCTGGCGCCGGAGGTGGCTCTTTCCGCACAGCTCTGGACCGAGGTTTCGCGAAATTTTCCGGATGTCCCGAAGCACTGGTACCATGGCTATCTCAATCCCGGAGCCAAGCTTGCGGTATTCCGGGCCGCGCGGCATCAGGCGACCCCCCGAATCGTGGTCGGCACGCGTTCCGCGCTGTTTCTGCCCTTTGCCGATTTGGGACTGATCATCCTGGATGAGGAGCATGACGCCTCATACAAGCAGGATGAAGGGTTCATGTATCAGGCCAAGGAAGTGGCCTACTTCCGGATCAATCAGCAAGGCGGGCTGATGCTGCTGGGATCGGCGACGCCTGATGTGAAGACGTTTCATGCGGCTGATCAGGGCGAGATCGCCCGGGTTACGTTGCGCAAAAGGATCAGCCGATGTCAATTGCCGGAAATCGGTCTCGTGGACATGCGCCGCGAATCCCGCTCCGATCCCCTTTCCACGGTCTGCCGCGCGGAACTGGAGAGCGCCCTGGAGCGGAAGGAACAGGCCATGTTTCTGCTCAACCGCAGGGGATTCGCGCCGCTGGTCTCCTGTCTGGATTGCGGCACCGCCCCGAAATGTCCACGTTGCGAAGTGGGTTTGACCTATCACAAGGCATGGGAGCGGCTGCTGTGTCACTACTGTGGCTACACTCATTTGTTCCCCTGCAATTGCGCTCAATGCGGCGGGACCCGCTTTCTGCCCATGGGCGAGGGCACGGAAGGGCTGGAAGAGTATCTGGGAAACATGGTTGCCTCAAGCCAGGCCATTGTGCGTCTGGACAGGGACAGCACCCGACGCAAGGGCAGGATGGAATCCATTCTGGAGACTTTTGCCCAGGGGCGGGCCCAGATCATGGTCGGCACGCAGATGCTCAGCAAGGGCCATCATTTCCCCAACGTGACGCTGGTGGTGGCCGTGGACGGAGATGTCGGGCTGAATCTTCCGGATTACCGGGCCGCGGAAAAGACGTTTCAGCTTCTGGTGCAACTGGCGGGTCGGGCCGGGAGGGGTGAGAGGCCGGGCAGGGTGCTGATCCAGACCCGCAATCCGGAGCATCCCTGCTGGGAACATATCCGCACCGGAAATTATGAAGCCTTTTTTTCGCAAGAGCTGGAACGGCGCCGGAAGTTCGCCTATCCGCCGTTTGTGAAACTGGCCATGATCAGGTTGAGCTATCCCCGGGAATGGGAACGCGGCGCGGATGTGGTAACTCAGGCCGGAGAGCACCTGCTTCGGGAGGGCGCCAGGCTGGGACTGCGGGTGCTGGGGCCGGCCCCAGCTCCGTTGAGTCTGCTCAATGGCCGCAAGCGCATTCAATGCTTAGTCAAGGCAATGTCCTGGCTGGAACTTCGGGACGTCTACTCCTCCCTGCAAACCATCTTGCCGCGATCATCCCCGTTCCGTTCCAGCCTGGATCTGGATCCGGTGAACATGCTGTGA
- the ftsH gene encoding ATP-dependent zinc metalloprotease FtsH, translating to MNNFSKNLLLWATISVVMVVLFNMFSQPPAPEQQLSYSELLARVRAGEVTEVNVQGQRIQGVLLNEQRFVSYNPNDPNLVPILLENNVRVVAEPEDQSPWYFTILISWFPMLLLIGVWIFFMRQMQSGGGRAMSFGRSRAKMLSEESTKVTFEDVAGVDEAKEELMEVVDFLREPKKFTRLGGRIPKGVLLVGSPGTGKTLLARAVAGEAGVPFFSISGSDFVEMFVGVGAARVRDLFTQGKKNAPCLIFIDEIDAVGRQRGAGLGGGHDEREQTLNQMLVEMDGFESNEGVILIAATNRPDVLDPALLRPGRFDRQVVVPAPDLRGRVRILQVHAKRTPLAKGVDLESLAKGTPGMSGADLENLVNEAALFAARQNKDQVEMQDFEEAKDKILMGKERRSMILSDDEKKTTAYHEAGHALVARLLPGTDPIHKVSIIPRGMALGVTMQLPDDERHNYSRTYLEKTLAVLLAGRVAEQIIFDQLTTGAGNDIERATKMSRKMVCQWGMSDVLGPLSLGENNDHVFLGREISSHKDYSEETAQQIDAEIKGFISRALATGRELLEQNIDTLHAMAEALLERETITGDDITRLMQNEPLPPVNLVIKKAARDESATKSENIDQDADKGEDGKKTTDDPASAKGEGESEDEFSLEEPEKPQRS from the coding sequence TTGAATAATTTTTCAAAGAACCTGCTGCTCTGGGCTACCATTTCCGTTGTGATGGTGGTTCTGTTCAACATGTTTAGCCAACCGCCGGCGCCCGAACAGCAATTGAGTTACAGTGAGTTGCTGGCCCGCGTTCGAGCCGGCGAAGTTACCGAAGTCAACGTGCAGGGGCAGAGAATCCAGGGAGTACTGCTCAACGAGCAACGCTTTGTTTCCTACAATCCCAACGACCCCAACCTGGTACCCATACTTCTGGAGAACAATGTCCGGGTGGTCGCGGAGCCCGAGGATCAGTCGCCATGGTATTTCACCATTCTGATCTCCTGGTTTCCGATGCTTCTGTTGATCGGAGTCTGGATCTTTTTCATGCGCCAGATGCAGTCCGGGGGCGGGCGGGCCATGTCGTTCGGCCGTTCGCGGGCCAAGATGCTGAGCGAGGAATCCACCAAGGTCACCTTTGAAGACGTTGCCGGGGTGGACGAGGCCAAGGAAGAATTGATGGAAGTGGTGGATTTTCTGCGGGAACCAAAAAAGTTTACCCGCCTTGGCGGGCGAATCCCCAAGGGCGTTTTGCTGGTCGGCTCTCCGGGTACGGGCAAAACGCTGCTTGCTCGGGCCGTGGCCGGAGAGGCCGGGGTGCCGTTTTTCTCCATTTCCGGTTCTGATTTCGTGGAAATGTTTGTCGGCGTCGGCGCTGCCAGGGTGCGCGATCTGTTTACCCAGGGCAAAAAGAACGCGCCCTGCCTGATTTTCATAGACGAAATTGACGCCGTCGGCCGACAGCGCGGCGCCGGGCTGGGCGGAGGGCATGATGAACGCGAGCAGACCCTGAACCAGATGCTGGTGGAAATGGACGGTTTTGAATCCAACGAAGGCGTCATTCTGATTGCCGCCACCAACCGTCCGGACGTACTGGATCCGGCCCTGCTGCGTCCCGGTCGGTTCGACCGGCAGGTCGTTGTCCCGGCACCGGATCTGCGGGGCAGGGTGCGCATCCTGCAGGTCCATGCCAAACGTACGCCCCTTGCCAAAGGGGTCGACCTTGAATCCCTGGCCAAGGGCACGCCGGGCATGTCCGGAGCCGATCTGGAGAATCTGGTCAACGAGGCGGCCTTGTTTGCCGCCCGGCAAAACAAGGATCAGGTTGAAATGCAGGATTTCGAGGAGGCCAAGGACAAGATCCTGATGGGCAAGGAACGGCGCAGCATGATTCTCAGCGATGACGAGAAGAAGACCACGGCCTACCATGAAGCCGGTCATGCTCTCGTGGCCCGGCTGCTGCCCGGAACGGACCCGATTCACAAGGTGTCCATCATTCCCCGAGGCATGGCCTTGGGCGTGACCATGCAGTTGCCGGACGACGAACGACACAACTACAGCCGGACCTACCTGGAAAAAACATTGGCCGTGCTCCTTGCCGGCCGGGTGGCCGAGCAGATTATCTTCGATCAGCTGACCACGGGGGCCGGCAACGACATCGAACGGGCGACGAAAATGTCCCGGAAAATGGTCTGCCAGTGGGGGATGAGCGACGTGTTGGGGCCGCTGTCCCTGGGGGAAAACAACGACCATGTCTTTCTTGGTCGCGAGATTTCATCCCACAAGGACTACAGTGAAGAAACGGCGCAGCAGATCGATGCTGAGATCAAGGGCTTCATCAGCAGAGCTCTCGCCACGGGTCGGGAATTGCTGGAGCAGAATATCGACACTCTGCACGCCATGGCGGAAGCCCTTCTGGAGCGCGAAACCATTACCGGAGACGACATCACCCGTCTGATGCAGAACGAACCCCTGCCGCCCGTCAACTTGGTGATCAAGAAGGCAGCCCGGGACGAGTCTGCCACGAAGTCAGAGAACATCGATCAAGACGCCGACAAGGGAGAAGATGGGAAGAAGACGACCGATGATCCAGCTTCTGCAAAGGGCGAGGGTGAATCGGAAGACGAATTTTCCCTGGAAGAGCCTGAGAAACCTCAGCGTTCCTAG
- the galU gene encoding UTP--glucose-1-phosphate uridylyltransferase GalU, translated as MQIRKVVIPVAGWGTRSLPATKNIPKEMLPVFKKPTVQYIVEEAMYSGLTDVVFVNNSNKKIIEDHFDYNWALEDLLQRTGKTALLEEVRKVAEMVNIISVRQKRQLGLGHAVLCAKEVIKQEPFAVMLGDDLMFSMEPGIKQLMDVALSENMSVIGVVEVGADKVSSYGIIQGEEFAPGIFRVRSLVEKPELGQAPSRMAVVGRYVLMPEIFQYLEGTAPGHGGEIQITDALLTLARKNRLLAVKMRGMRFDVGDWSDYLTANIYFALQDETLRDELVSKLKGLLSCPS; from the coding sequence ATGCAAATAAGAAAAGTCGTTATTCCCGTGGCTGGTTGGGGAACCAGGTCATTGCCGGCAACCAAGAACATTCCCAAGGAAATGCTGCCGGTATTTAAAAAACCCACGGTGCAATACATTGTCGAAGAAGCGATGTACTCCGGCCTGACAGACGTGGTTTTCGTGAACAACTCGAACAAGAAAATCATCGAGGACCACTTCGACTATAACTGGGCACTAGAGGATTTGCTGCAACGCACTGGGAAAACAGCTCTTCTGGAAGAAGTTCGCAAGGTAGCCGAGATGGTCAACATTATTTCGGTGCGCCAGAAAAGGCAGCTCGGACTGGGTCACGCCGTACTCTGCGCCAAAGAGGTCATCAAGCAGGAACCCTTTGCCGTGATGCTGGGCGACGACTTGATGTTCAGCATGGAACCGGGGATCAAGCAGCTGATGGATGTCGCCCTCTCGGAAAATATGTCGGTAATCGGTGTTGTTGAAGTTGGGGCGGACAAAGTGAGCAGTTACGGCATCATCCAGGGTGAAGAGTTCGCGCCGGGTATTTTCCGGGTACGTTCACTGGTGGAAAAACCTGAACTGGGGCAGGCGCCGTCACGCATGGCCGTGGTCGGACGCTATGTTTTGATGCCTGAAATTTTTCAATATCTCGAAGGCACCGCTCCTGGCCACGGCGGCGAAATCCAGATCACTGACGCACTTTTGACGCTTGCGCGCAAGAATCGCCTCCTGGCGGTGAAAATGCGCGGGATGCGATTCGATGTCGGCGACTGGAGCGACTATCTTACGGCGAACATCTATTTTGCCCTCCAGGATGAGACGCTTCGCGACGAGCTGGTCTCCAAACTGAAAGGTCTGCTGTCCTGCCCCAGTTGA
- the folP gene encoding dihydropteroate synthase, producing the protein MNHPLIMGVINCTPDSFYDGGRHRHPDEAVRRGLELVSEGALILDVGGESTRPGALPVTREEELERVLPVMQRLSAALEQSHPEVVLSVDTTKAEVAAMALAAGAAVVNDISACRFDPGLLDVLRQYQPGYVLMHALGTPATMQSNPYYENVLDEVRRFFEQRMNVLVQSGLSEDAIILDPGIGFGKLLEHNLRLLRNIDDLLQLGRPLLVGISNKSFWKGLLGLELEERGSVTQVATALLTVKGVRVHRVHDVLETQRTLRVFQELSGGGSC; encoded by the coding sequence ATGAATCACCCCCTGATCATGGGGGTGATCAATTGCACTCCGGACTCGTTCTACGACGGTGGCCGGCATCGTCATCCGGACGAAGCCGTACGCCGCGGCCTTGAGCTGGTCTCCGAGGGAGCGCTAATTCTGGACGTCGGCGGCGAATCCACCCGCCCCGGCGCCCTGCCCGTGACCCGGGAAGAGGAACTGGAACGCGTTCTGCCCGTGATGCAGCGATTGAGCGCCGCCCTGGAGCAAAGCCATCCCGAGGTTGTTCTTTCAGTGGACACCACCAAGGCCGAAGTGGCCGCCATGGCGCTGGCCGCCGGCGCGGCCGTGGTCAACGACATCTCCGCCTGCCGGTTTGATCCGGGGCTGCTGGACGTTCTTCGCCAGTATCAGCCGGGTTACGTGCTGATGCACGCTTTGGGAACACCGGCAACCATGCAGTCCAATCCATATTATGAAAATGTTCTGGATGAAGTCCGTCGCTTTTTCGAGCAGCGGATGAACGTCCTGGTGCAATCCGGATTGTCTGAGGACGCCATTATCCTGGATCCTGGGATCGGGTTCGGCAAGCTGCTGGAACACAACCTGCGGCTGCTGCGCAATATCGACGACTTGCTGCAATTGGGCAGGCCGCTTCTGGTGGGCATTTCCAACAAGTCTTTTTGGAAAGGGCTGCTGGGGCTGGAACTGGAGGAGCGCGGATCCGTCACCCAGGTGGCCACGGCGTTGCTGACGGTCAAAGGGGTGCGGGTGCATCGTGTTCACGACGTACTGGAAACACAACGGACTTTGCGGGTATTCCAGGAGCTGAGCGGAGGCGGGTCGTGCTAG
- the cdaA gene encoding diadenylate cyclase CdaA, whose protein sequence is MQFGLRELVDIGLVTFAFYRLILLVKGTRAVSIIYGLILILVIYYLSEEFGLLTLNWLLANFLGSMFLVIIIFFQQDIRRALSELGAGSLWRRRNVSDRLVNEVVYAALNMAKSRTGALIVFERAIPLGDIIARGVEIKAGMSRELLVTIFTPGTPLHDGAVVIRDGQVEAAGCILPLSSGVEHSTKLGTRHRAAIGASEESDAVALVVSEERGVISLAQGGVLSENLNEAQLKDALRNALEK, encoded by the coding sequence ATGCAGTTCGGCTTGCGGGAACTGGTGGACATCGGCCTGGTGACCTTTGCCTTCTACCGGCTGATCCTTCTCGTGAAGGGGACACGTGCCGTATCGATCATCTACGGATTGATACTAATCCTGGTGATCTATTACCTGTCCGAGGAATTCGGCCTGCTGACCTTGAACTGGTTGCTGGCCAACTTTCTGGGCTCCATGTTCCTGGTGATTATCATTTTTTTTCAACAGGACATCCGGAGAGCCCTTTCCGAACTGGGCGCCGGCAGTCTTTGGAGACGTCGCAACGTATCTGATCGCCTGGTGAACGAAGTGGTCTACGCAGCGCTGAACATGGCCAAATCACGAACCGGCGCCTTGATCGTCTTTGAGCGGGCTATTCCTCTGGGGGACATCATAGCTCGTGGCGTGGAAATCAAGGCCGGCATGTCTCGCGAACTGCTGGTGACGATATTTACTCCGGGCACGCCGCTCCATGATGGGGCCGTGGTGATTCGAGACGGCCAGGTTGAAGCCGCGGGTTGCATTCTGCCTTTGTCATCCGGAGTCGAGCACTCCACCAAACTGGGAACGCGGCACCGGGCCGCCATCGGCGCGAGCGAAGAGTCCGATGCCGTGGCCCTGGTGGTATCCGAGGAGCGGGGGGTCATATCTCTTGCCCAGGGAGGAGTACTGTCGGAAAATCTGAATGAAGCGCAGCTCAAGGACGCCTTGCGCAACGCATTGGAGAAGTAG
- the argH gene encoding argininosuccinate lyase, with amino-acid sequence MATESGSSQKLWSGRFDKTTDRLVEAYTASVHVDRRLAVQDIRGSMAHARMLGEQGVLPPDDVEAIVSGLDQILAEVNSGAFVWRDELEDVHMNIESRLTELIGDAGKKLHTGRSRNDQVALDFRLYVDEALKRWQDGLEELVAVLVRRAEEHRRTLLPGCTHLQPAQPVSLAQHLLAYAWMFRRDHARAEDALKRVRVSPLGAAALSGTTYPLDPAMAAREVGFPEVFANSMDAVSDRDFVMESVFIAAVTMAHLSRLCEELILWANPAFGFVRLPDAFATGSSIMPQKKNPDVAELMRGKTGRVYGALMSLMTLVKGLPLTYNRDLQEDKEPFFDADKTVETSLRLMASMMAEMEFVPERMLALLRKGYLNATELADYLVGKKLPFRDAHHVVGRAVAFAEDQGRPLEELSLQELQSFSPLIQEDVFSVLDYHQAVARRSGRGGTGEAPVQNQISELKAWLTASEGKNGGV; translated from the coding sequence ATGGCTACGGAATCCGGCAGCTCACAAAAACTTTGGTCCGGGCGGTTTGATAAAACCACGGATCGGCTGGTTGAGGCATACACGGCATCGGTGCATGTGGATCGCCGTCTGGCCGTCCAGGATATCCGCGGCTCCATGGCGCATGCCAGAATGCTCGGGGAACAGGGCGTCCTGCCTCCTGACGACGTGGAAGCCATTGTTTCCGGATTGGATCAGATTCTGGCGGAGGTGAATTCAGGCGCATTTGTCTGGCGTGACGAGCTGGAAGACGTGCACATGAACATCGAATCCCGGCTGACGGAACTGATCGGCGATGCCGGAAAGAAACTGCATACGGGGCGAAGCCGCAATGATCAGGTTGCTCTGGATTTCCGTCTCTACGTGGACGAAGCCCTGAAACGCTGGCAGGATGGGCTCGAAGAACTGGTCGCCGTGCTGGTGCGGCGGGCCGAGGAGCATCGCCGGACTCTGCTGCCCGGGTGTACCCACCTGCAACCGGCCCAGCCCGTAAGTCTGGCTCAGCACCTGCTGGCCTATGCCTGGATGTTTCGCCGCGATCACGCCAGGGCGGAAGATGCCTTGAAAAGGGTGCGGGTCAGTCCTCTGGGAGCCGCAGCCCTGTCCGGGACCACCTATCCACTCGACCCGGCCATGGCGGCCCGGGAAGTCGGCTTTCCCGAAGTATTCGCCAACAGCATGGACGCCGTCTCAGACCGTGATTTCGTCATGGAATCCGTCTTTATCGCGGCCGTGACCATGGCTCACCTTTCCCGGCTGTGCGAGGAGCTGATCCTCTGGGCCAATCCGGCATTCGGCTTCGTGCGGCTGCCGGACGCCTTTGCCACCGGGTCAAGCATCATGCCGCAAAAAAAGAATCCGGATGTGGCTGAACTGATGCGCGGAAAGACCGGGCGGGTTTACGGGGCTTTGATGTCCTTGATGACCCTGGTCAAAGGACTTCCGCTGACCTATAATCGGGATTTGCAGGAAGACAAGGAACCGTTTTTCGACGCGGACAAGACCGTGGAAACATCATTGCGGCTCATGGCGTCCATGATGGCCGAAATGGAATTCGTGCCGGAACGGATGCTGGCGCTTTTGCGCAAGGGATACCTCAACGCCACGGAACTTGCGGACTATTTGGTGGGAAAAAAACTGCCTTTCAGGGACGCCCATCATGTTGTGGGGCGGGCCGTGGCGTTTGCCGAAGACCAGGGCCGACCTCTGGAGGAGCTGTCACTTCAGGAGTTGCAGTCCTTTTCGCCGTTGATCCAGGAGGATGTTTTTTCCGTGCTGGATTATCATCAAGCCGTAGCACGGCGCAGCGGGCGGGGCGGTACCGGTGAGGCTCCGGTCCAAAATCAAATCAGCGAGTTGAAAGCCTGGTTGACTGCGTCTGAAGGGAAGAACGGCGGGGTTTGA
- the glmM gene encoding phosphoglucosamine mutase translates to MRKGLFGTDGMRGQVNIFPMLPEIALRLGLAVGQTMRNGSRRHRVVVGKDTRLSGYVFETALTSGFCASGMDVYLVGPMPTPAISFLTRNMRADVGVVISASHNPFMDNGIKLFDRFGFKLADDMEDRISEMILSPDTDWDYPQPEAVGKAFRIQDSLGRYLVFLKNTIPSAMTFDGMKVVLDCANGATYKVAPLLFEELGARVEEIGTDPDGLNINRKCGSLYPELMAHHVLDSGADIGLALDGDGDRLIVTDERGKILDGDQIMAICARDMLNSATLPGNTLVATVMSNMSLEIFMKENSGRLLRTPVGDRYVVEAMRREGALFGGEQSGHLIFLNHCTTGDGILAALQLMRIMQETGKPLSELATLLTPFPQVLVNVHVERKIPFDQSPEVVRVVSMAEQKLGTRGRVLLRYSGTEPVARVMVEGEEPEMVQQLADEIVDVLRTHLR, encoded by the coding sequence ATGCGTAAAGGTCTCTTTGGAACGGATGGAATGCGCGGGCAGGTAAACATTTTCCCGATGCTTCCCGAGATTGCGTTGCGACTTGGACTGGCCGTGGGGCAGACCATGCGCAACGGTTCAAGACGGCACCGGGTGGTGGTCGGCAAGGATACACGACTTTCCGGGTATGTTTTTGAAACGGCCCTTACCTCGGGTTTTTGCGCTTCTGGAATGGACGTTTATCTTGTCGGCCCCATGCCCACCCCTGCGATTTCCTTTTTGACCCGGAACATGCGGGCCGATGTGGGAGTGGTCATCTCAGCTTCCCACAATCCTTTCATGGACAACGGAATCAAACTGTTCGACCGCTTCGGCTTCAAACTGGCCGACGACATGGAAGACCGGATTTCGGAAATGATCCTCTCGCCGGATACGGATTGGGACTATCCGCAACCGGAAGCCGTGGGCAAGGCGTTCCGCATTCAGGACAGTCTTGGCCGATATCTGGTCTTCCTGAAGAACACCATTCCGTCGGCCATGACCTTTGATGGAATGAAGGTTGTCCTGGATTGCGCCAACGGCGCAACATACAAGGTCGCACCACTGCTTTTCGAGGAACTTGGCGCGAGGGTCGAGGAGATCGGAACGGATCCGGACGGCTTGAACATCAATCGCAAGTGCGGTTCGCTCTACCCGGAACTGATGGCCCATCATGTCCTGGATTCCGGAGCGGATATCGGGTTGGCCCTGGACGGTGACGGAGACCGGTTGATCGTCACGGATGAGCGGGGCAAGATCCTGGACGGCGATCAGATCATGGCCATCTGCGCCCGGGACATGCTCAACAGCGCCACATTGCCCGGCAATACGCTCGTGGCCACGGTGATGAGCAACATGTCTCTGGAAATATTCATGAAGGAAAATTCCGGCAGGTTGTTGCGTACTCCCGTGGGGGATCGCTATGTCGTAGAGGCCATGCGCAGGGAGGGAGCCCTGTTCGGCGGCGAGCAATCAGGCCATTTGATCTTTTTGAATCACTGCACCACCGGCGACGGCATCCTGGCCGCACTGCAGCTGATGCGGATCATGCAGGAAACCGGAAAACCGCTCTCCGAACTGGCAACCCTGTTGACCCCGTTTCCGCAGGTGCTTGTGAATGTCCATGTCGAACGAAAAATTCCCTTCGATCAGTCTCCGGAAGTGGTTCGCGTGGTGTCCATGGCAGAGCAGAAACTCGGAACGCGAGGCAGGGTGCTGCTCCGTTATTCTGGAACGGAACCGGTAGCCCGGGTCATGGTGGAAGGCGAGGAGCCGGAAATGGTCCAGCAGCTGGCGGACGAAATTGTCGACGTGCTACGAACCCATCTGCGATAG